The following coding sequences lie in one Dysgonomonas mossii genomic window:
- a CDS encoding class I fructose-bisphosphate aldolase: MANSKIINILGDQSEFLLGHVSKTVDKSLIHAPSPNAIDNVWIDSDRNIPTLNSLQRLFSHGRLANTGYLSILPVDQDIEHTAGASFAPNPIYFDSENIVKLAIESGCSAVASTYGVLGSVARKYAHKIPFVVKINHNELLTYPNTYDQVLFGTIKEAWNMGATAVGATIYFGSEESRRQIVDISKAFEYAHELGMATILWCYLRNSSFKKDGVDYHSAADLSSQANHIGVTIKADIVKQKLPTNNGGFKAINFAKWDERMYTELSSDHPIDLCRYQVINGYMGRVGLINSGGESHGASDLKDAVYTAVVNKRAGGMGLICGRKAFQRPMKEGIELINTIQDVYLDKEITLA, from the coding sequence ATGGCTAATTCAAAAATTATAAACATTTTAGGCGATCAAAGTGAGTTTCTTCTTGGGCATGTAAGCAAGACAGTTGACAAATCTCTTATACATGCGCCAAGTCCAAATGCGATAGATAATGTTTGGATAGATTCGGATCGTAACATTCCTACATTAAACAGTTTGCAAAGACTATTCAGTCATGGCAGGCTTGCTAATACGGGTTATTTGTCTATTTTGCCGGTAGATCAGGATATTGAACATACGGCAGGGGCTTCATTTGCTCCAAATCCTATTTATTTTGATTCGGAGAATATAGTAAAACTTGCTATAGAATCGGGATGTAGTGCTGTGGCTTCTACCTATGGAGTATTAGGGTCAGTAGCCCGAAAATATGCGCATAAAATACCGTTTGTGGTAAAAATTAATCATAATGAACTGCTAACATATCCCAATACATACGACCAAGTGCTTTTTGGTACGATAAAAGAAGCATGGAATATGGGAGCTACAGCTGTAGGCGCGACAATATACTTTGGTTCGGAAGAAAGCCGCAGACAAATAGTAGATATTTCTAAAGCCTTTGAGTATGCACACGAATTGGGTATGGCAACCATCCTTTGGTGCTATCTTAGAAATAGCTCTTTCAAGAAAGATGGTGTTGATTATCACAGTGCTGCAGATTTATCATCTCAGGCTAACCATATAGGAGTTACGATAAAAGCAGATATCGTTAAGCAAAAACTTCCAACGAATAACGGTGGATTCAAAGCCATTAACTTTGCGAAGTGGGACGAACGTATGTATACCGAGTTGTCTAGCGATCATCCTATCGATTTATGCCGTTATCAAGTTATAAATGGCTACATGGGACGCGTTGGTCTAATTAACTCCGGTGGTGAATCGCATGGAGCGTCAGACCTTAAAGATGCAGTCTATACAGCAGTAGTTAATAAGCGAGCAGGGGGTATGGGCTTAATTTGTGGTCGTAAAGCTTTTCAGCGTCCAATGAAAGAAGGTATTGAATTGATAAATACAATACAAGATGTATACTTGGATAAAGAAATAACTTTAGCGTGA